In Rhizobium sp. ARZ01, a genomic segment contains:
- a CDS encoding cytochrome c biogenesis CcdA family protein has product MSIAEISLLSALLAGTLSFLSPCVLPLVPPYLCYMAGISVEQFRGGAIVADDGRARRAVLLSALFFTLGFATVFIALGAGASTIGMALRRHLDLLAQVGGVIIILMGLHFLGVLRIGFFAREARFQGGGKPATLSGAYVMGLAFAFGWTPCIGPVLGAILGVAAARETVGEGAVLLAVYSLGLAVPFWIAAGFSGSFMRFLMRFRKHLGTVERVMGVLLVLTGLAFVFGYISTVAIWFQQTFPILSQIG; this is encoded by the coding sequence TTGTCGATTGCCGAAATATCCCTTTTGAGTGCGCTTCTTGCCGGAACGCTTTCGTTTCTCTCACCCTGCGTCCTGCCGCTCGTTCCTCCCTACCTTTGCTACATGGCCGGTATTTCCGTCGAGCAATTCCGCGGCGGGGCGATCGTCGCCGACGATGGTCGCGCCCGCAGGGCAGTGTTGTTGTCTGCACTCTTCTTTACGTTGGGGTTTGCGACAGTGTTCATTGCGCTCGGTGCAGGGGCGTCAACGATCGGCATGGCGCTGCGGCGCCATCTGGACCTGCTTGCCCAGGTCGGCGGTGTCATCATCATCCTGATGGGACTGCATTTCCTCGGCGTCCTGCGGATCGGCTTTTTTGCGCGCGAGGCCCGTTTCCAGGGGGGCGGAAAGCCGGCCACGCTTTCGGGTGCCTATGTCATGGGGTTGGCGTTTGCCTTCGGCTGGACGCCCTGCATCGGTCCCGTGCTTGGCGCTATCCTCGGTGTGGCCGCCGCGCGCGAGACTGTGGGCGAGGGGGCTGTCCTGCTTGCCGTCTATTCGCTCGGCCTTGCCGTTCCCTTCTGGATCGCCGCCGGATTCTCCGGTTCCTTCATGCGGTTCCTGATGCGTTTCCGAAAGCATCTCGGCACTGTGGAACGGGTCATGGGCGTGCTCCTGGTTCTGACCGGGCTTGCCTTCGTGTTCGGCTATATCAGCACGGTGGCGATCTGGTTCCAGCAGACCTTCCCCATTCTCTCGCAGATCGGCTGA
- a CDS encoding NAD kinase, whose translation MTRSIRSLSFVASQAPEAQEALRELVDRYGNAKPDEADVIIALGGDGFMLQTLHAMMNSGKLVYGMNRGSVGFLMNRYSADDLPGRVARAVENIFRPLEMSTVDAAGNQRQALAINEVYLFRQSYQAAKLRVIVDGRTRLEELICDGLLLATPAGSTAYNLSAHGPILPLEAPLLALTPVSPFRPRRWRGALLPNHVNVEIDILEPEKRPVNAVADYTEVKSVTKVSIAESENSTAVILSDPDHSWSERILSEQFQY comes from the coding sequence ATGACACGCAGCATCAGATCGCTTTCGTTCGTCGCCTCGCAGGCGCCCGAGGCGCAGGAAGCGTTGCGCGAACTGGTTGACCGATACGGCAACGCCAAGCCCGACGAGGCGGATGTGATCATAGCGCTCGGCGGCGACGGCTTCATGCTGCAGACGCTTCACGCCATGATGAATTCCGGCAAACTGGTCTACGGCATGAACCGTGGCTCGGTGGGTTTTCTGATGAACCGTTACAGCGCGGATGACCTGCCGGGGCGCGTCGCCAGGGCGGTGGAAAACATCTTTCGCCCGCTCGAGATGAGCACTGTCGATGCGGCCGGGAACCAGCGCCAAGCGCTTGCCATCAACGAAGTCTACCTGTTTCGCCAATCCTATCAGGCCGCCAAGCTGCGCGTCATCGTCGACGGCCGCACCCGGCTGGAGGAATTGATCTGCGATGGCCTGCTACTTGCGACACCGGCCGGCTCCACCGCCTACAACCTCTCGGCCCACGGGCCGATCCTGCCGCTGGAGGCCCCGCTCCTCGCCCTGACCCCCGTCAGCCCGTTCCGTCCGCGGCGCTGGCGCGGCGCGCTCCTGCCGAACCACGTCAATGTGGAGATCGATATCCTGGAACCGGAAAAACGGCCTGTGAACGCAGTGGCCGACTACACCGAGGTCAAGTCGGTGACGAAGGTGAGCATCGCAGAATCAGAGAATTCGACTGCGGTCATCCTCTCCGATCCGGATCACTCCTGGTCGGAGCGCATCTTGTCGGAACAGTTTCAGTACTGA
- a CDS encoding nickel-binding protein, whose product MPIFMDRHDLAGATAEDVAQAHLKDLSIQDQYGVKFLTYWFDHRNGTTFCLIDAPDAETAQCVHREAHGFVAAEVLEVPLSAVEAFLGRIQDPEPTGSRAVELDAGHRAILFTDIVGSTEMTSRLGDRIATELVRAHDAIVHRSLGRCSGREVKHTGDGIMAAFSSIPSAVTCAMDIQREFRSYNTGNSEPIHVRIGLDCGEPIEDSNDLFGTTVQLAARLCASADADQILISENIYREYGATDVFTRGGRFRLKGFAKPVSAYLCNWMH is encoded by the coding sequence ATGCCTATCTTCATGGACCGACACGACCTTGCGGGCGCCACCGCAGAAGATGTGGCTCAAGCCCACCTGAAAGATCTCAGCATTCAGGATCAGTATGGGGTGAAGTTCCTGACCTACTGGTTCGATCACCGGAACGGAACGACGTTCTGCCTCATCGACGCCCCGGATGCGGAAACCGCCCAGTGCGTCCATCGCGAAGCCCACGGCTTTGTGGCGGCCGAGGTTCTGGAGGTACCGCTGTCGGCGGTCGAAGCCTTTCTCGGGAGAATACAGGACCCAGAGCCTACAGGATCCCGCGCCGTTGAACTGGATGCTGGCCACCGGGCCATCCTTTTCACCGACATCGTTGGTTCCACGGAAATGACATCGCGACTGGGGGATCGCATCGCGACCGAACTTGTAAGGGCGCATGATGCCATTGTTCACCGTAGCCTGGGCAGATGCTCCGGCCGCGAGGTCAAGCATACGGGCGACGGAATCATGGCAGCGTTCTCGTCCATCCCCTCCGCGGTCACTTGCGCGATGGACATTCAGCGGGAGTTTCGTAGCTACAACACGGGCAACTCGGAGCCCATTCATGTCCGCATCGGGCTGGATTGCGGCGAACCGATCGAAGACAGCAACGATCTTTTTGGTACCACGGTTCAACTGGCGGCACGCCTTTGCGCCTCCGCTGACGCCGATCAGATCCTCATATCCGAGAACATCTATCGGGAGTACGGCGCTACCGATGTCTTCACCCGCGGCGGCCGCTTCCGTCTGAAAGGCTTTGCCAAGCCCGTATCGGCCTATCTGTGCAACTGGATGCACTAA
- a CDS encoding AEC family transporter: MAEITGLVLPFFGMILLGYLAAKITRQPAEALGWLNTFIIYVSLPALFFKLVSKTPIEQLTRVDFILANVSATYLVFGLIFVVGLLVRRATVGEATVQGLAAAYGNIGYMGPGLALLAFGEPAAVPVALVFCFENMLHFMVAPALMSFSGGEKRPAAAIAGDIVRRIVTHPFIIATAAGFVAAFLSFEAPAPLQRLIDYLAQAAAPCALFAMGVTLALRPLKRVPAEITYIVPAKLLLLPVTMYLVLGAAGNFDPVWVYTAVLLAALPTATNVFVIGQQYGVWQERASATILITTVLSVATVTILLYLVKSGLLPGDPFP, translated from the coding sequence ATGGCGGAAATTACGGGACTGGTGCTGCCGTTCTTCGGCATGATTCTGCTTGGCTACCTCGCCGCAAAGATCACCCGCCAGCCTGCCGAGGCGCTCGGCTGGCTCAATACCTTCATCATCTATGTCTCGCTGCCGGCACTGTTCTTCAAGCTGGTGTCGAAGACGCCGATCGAGCAACTGACGCGCGTCGACTTCATCCTCGCCAATGTCAGCGCGACCTATCTCGTTTTTGGCCTGATATTTGTCGTCGGCCTGCTCGTCAGACGGGCCACCGTGGGCGAGGCCACGGTCCAGGGGTTGGCGGCCGCCTATGGAAACATCGGCTACATGGGGCCCGGACTTGCGTTGCTGGCCTTCGGAGAGCCGGCCGCGGTGCCCGTGGCGCTCGTCTTTTGCTTCGAGAACATGCTGCATTTCATGGTGGCGCCGGCGCTGATGTCGTTCTCCGGCGGCGAGAAACGCCCGGCGGCAGCAATTGCAGGCGATATCGTCCGCAGGATCGTGACGCATCCGTTCATCATCGCGACTGCAGCCGGTTTCGTCGCAGCCTTCCTTTCCTTCGAGGCGCCGGCACCGCTGCAGCGCTTGATCGACTATCTGGCGCAGGCTGCGGCACCTTGCGCACTCTTCGCCATGGGGGTGACGCTGGCGTTGCGGCCGCTCAAACGCGTGCCGGCCGAAATCACCTACATCGTCCCGGCGAAGCTCCTGCTCCTTCCCGTGACGATGTATCTGGTGCTGGGTGCTGCCGGCAATTTCGATCCGGTCTGGGTCTATACGGCCGTCCTGCTCGCGGCACTTCCAACTGCAACGAACGTGTTCGTCATCGGCCAGCAGTACGGCGTCTGGCAGGAACGGGCCTCGGCGACGATCCTGATCACGACCGTGTTGTCGGTCGCGACCGTCACCATTCTGCTCTATCTCGTCAAGTCGGGCCTGCTTCCGGGTGACCCTTTCCCTTAA